One segment of Ricinus communis isolate WT05 ecotype wild-type chromosome 8, ASM1957865v1, whole genome shotgun sequence DNA contains the following:
- the LOC8284643 gene encoding putative receptor-like protein kinase At1g72540: protein MAPKKYSWKFLFLGCLRNQFPLPEPKVHVSHRITSQRLSLTDLSNPGSPLSVSDLSSSIFNLHVFTLKELKTATQNLSKSNYLGEGGFGAVYKGFITDKLRPGLKAQSVAVKALDLDGSQGHREWLAEVIFLGQLKHPHLVNLIGYCCEDEHRLLVYEYMERGNLENLLFKRYSAALPWLTRLKIALGAAKGLAFLHEEEKPVIYRDFKASNVLLDADFNAKLSDFGLATDGPQGDESHISTRVMGTEGYAAPEYIMTGHLTAMSDVFSFGVVLLELLTGRRSVDKNRPSREQNLVKWARPLLKDHHKLDLIMDPRLEGQYSTEGARKAAALAYQCLSHHCKSRPSMTSVVKTLESLLELNDIPMGTFVYIVPSEGKKEIDEQEKEKQSEIECKIENEDGKNCEVKPLDMKEKSRHRYQKGRRHRRRIKSLRSRAVHSDTALYKTLGTSLYSPEQ, encoded by the exons atggcTCCTAAGAAGTACAGTTGGAAATTCTTGTTTCTTGGATGTCTCAGGAATCAATTTCCACTTCCAGAGCCAAAGGTTCATGTCTCCCATCGAATTACATCTCAAAGACTATCTCTTACAGACTTGAGCAATCCTGGTTCGCCATTATCTGTTAGTGATTTGTCAAGTTCTATCTTTAATCTCCATGTTTTCACACTCAAAGAGCTAAAAACTGCAACACAGAACCTCTCCAAGAGTAACTACCTTGGTGAAGGTGGATTTGGAGCTGTGTATAAAGGATTCATTACTGACAAGCTCAGGCCTGGATTAAAGGCTCAATCTGTTGCTGTTAAGGCCTTGGATTTAGATGGCTCTCAGGGACACAGAGAGTGGCTG GCTGAAGTAATCTTTCTTGGGCAATTAAAACATCCCCATCTTGTGAACTTGATTGGCTACTGCTGCGAGGATGAGCACAGGCTTCTTGTTTACGAATACATGGAGAGAGGCAACTTAGAGAACCTACTATTTAAAA GGTACTCTGCAGCTTTGCCTTGGTTAACAAGACTAAAAATTGCACTTGGAGCAGCAAAAGGCCTTGCCTTCCTCCATGAAGAAGAGAAGCCAGTTATATACCGAGATTTTAAGGCTTCAAACGTGCTATTAGACGCG GACTTTAATGCAAAGCTTTCAGATTTTGGGTTAGCAACAGATGGTCCACAAGGAGATGAATCGCACATTTCAACGCGTGTTATGGGCACGGAAGGCTACGCTGCTCCTGAATACATAATGACAG GGCACTTGACAGCTATGAGTGACGTGTTCAGTTTCGGAGTAGTACTGCTAGAGCTGTTAACGGGTAGGCGATCCGTGGACAAGAATCGTCCATCTAGGGAGCAGAATTTGGTAAAATGGGCGAGACCCTTGTTGAAAGATCACCACAAACTTGACCTAATAATGGACCCAAGACTAGAAGGGCAGTATTCAACTGAAGGTGCAAGAAAGGCAGCAGCATTGGCTTACCAATGCTTGAGCCATCATTGCAAGTCTAGACCAAGTATGACCAGTGTGGTCAAGACCTTGGAGTCTTTGCTAGAGTTGAATGACATACCAATGGGAACTTTTGTATACATTGTTCCAAGTGAAGGcaagaaagaaattgatgaacaagagaaggaaaaacaaaGTGAAATTGAATGTAAAATTGAGAACGAAGATGGAAAGAACTGCGAAGTAAAGCCACTGgatatgaaagaaaagagtCGCCACCGGTACCAAAAGGGTCGCAGGCATAGACGAAGGATTAAGTCATTAAGGTCCAGAGCTGTGCATTCTGATACTGCTCTCTATAAGACTTTGGGTACCAGTTTGTATTCTCCTGAGCAGTAG
- the LOC8281723 gene encoding trimethyltridecatetraene synthase, with protein METPTWVAYASVWLATVALILLSRRLRRRKLNLPPGPKPWPIIGNLNLIGALPHRSLHSLSQTYGPIMQLKFGSFPVVVGSSVEMAKAILKTHDVAFAGRPKIAAGKYTTYNYSDITWSPYGAYWRQARKMCVMELFSAKRLESYEYIRIEELRLLLKSMFLSSGNPINLKDHLTDLSLNVISRMVLGKKYTVKSENVDEIVTPEEFKEMLDELFLLNGVLDIGDSISWLAFLDLQGYIKRMKTVSKKFDRFLEHVLDEHDARRKRVDNHVAKDMVDVLLQLADDPNLEIKLERNGVKGFTQDLIAGGTESSAVTVEWAISELLRKPEIFGKATEELDRVIGRERWVEEKDIVNLPFIYAIIKETMRLHPVAPMLVPRQCREDTKVAGYDIPEGTRVLVNVWTIGRDPSIWDNPDEFCPERFIGKTIDVKGCDFELLPFGAGRRMCPGYPLGIKVIQASLANLLHGFKWKLPGDMKIEDLNMEEIFGLSTPKKFPLVVVAEPRLPSHVYSL; from the exons ATGGAAACTCCTACTTGGGTTGCCTATGCCTCTGTCTGGCTTGCCACCGTAGCTCTGATCCTCCTCTCTCGCCGTCTCCGCCGCCGGAAACTCAACCTTCCACCAGGCCCAAAACCCTGGCCCATAATCGGAAACCTGAACCTAATAGGCGCACTCCCTCACCGTTCCCTCCACTCTCTTTCACAGACATACGGGCCTATCATGCAACTCAAATTCGGATCATTCCCAGTAGTCGTAGGCTCATCTGTTGAAATGGCGAAAGCCATCCTTAAAACCCATGATGTAGCCTTCGCCGGCCGGCCCAAAATCGCCGCCGGAAAATACACCACTTATAATTATTCAGATATCACATGGTCACCCTATGGAGCTTATTGGCGTCAAGCAAGAAAAATGTGCGTAATGGAGCTGTTCAGTGCTAAAAGACTAGAATCATACGAGTATATACGCATAGAAGAGCTGCGGTTGCTGTTGAAAAGCATGTTCTTGTCAAGTGGTAACCCCATTAACTTGAAAGATCACCTAACTGATCTTAGTCTAAACGTGATTAGCAGGATGGTATTAGGGAAGAAGTACACAGTGAAGAGTGAGAATGTGGATGAGATAGTGACTCCAGAGGAGTTCAAGGAGATGCTTGATGAACTGTTCTTGCTTAATGGAGTGCTGGATATAGGGGATTCTATTAGTTGGCTAGCTTTCTTGGATTTACAGGGTTATATTAAGAGAATGAAGACTGTGAGCAAGAAGTTTGATCGCTTTTTGGAGCATGTGTTGGATGAACATGATGCCAGAAGGAAAAGAGTTGATAATCATGTTGCTAAAGACATGGTTGATGTTCTTTTGCAGCTTGCTGATGATCCTAATCTTGAAATCAAGCTTGAAAGAAATGGAGTCAAAGGATTTACACAG GACTTAATCGCAGGCGGAACTGAAAGCTCAGCAGTGACAGTAGAATGGGCAATCTCTGAGCTATTGAGAAAGCCAGAGATATTTGGAAAGGCAACAGAAGAGTTAGACAGGGTGATTGGAAGAGAAAGATGGGTAGAAGAGAAAGACATTGTTAACTTACCATTTATTTATGCAATTATTAAGGAGACAATGCGCTTACACCCTGTAGCACCAATGTTAGTTCCTAGACAATGTCGTGAAGATACGAAAGTAGCAGGCTATGACATTCCTGAAGGCACTCGCGTCCTTGTCAATGTATGGACCATAGGAAGGGATCCTAGCATTTGGGACAACCCTGATGAATTTTGTCCTGAAAGGTTCATTGGTAAGACAATTGATGTCAAAGGATGTGACTTTGAGCTATTGCCATTTGGTGCTGGAAGGAGGATGTGCCCTGGTTATCCTTTAGGTATAAAAGTGATTCAAGCAAGTTTAGCAAATCTTTTGCATGGATTTAAGTGGAAATTGCCAGGAGATATGAAGATAGAAGACCTGAATATGGAGGAAATTTTTGGGCTTTCTACTCCTAAAAAGTTCCCACTTGTCGTTGTTGCTGAGCCTCGCCTCCCATCCCATGTTTACTCCCTGTAA